Proteins found in one Mangifera indica cultivar Alphonso chromosome 15, CATAS_Mindica_2.1, whole genome shotgun sequence genomic segment:
- the LOC123197568 gene encoding HMG-Y-related protein A-like isoform X1 codes for MATEEVNMPPTLPPYPQMILSAIEALNEANGSNKTSISKHIESKYGQLPAEHTTLLSHHLNRMKETGELVLWKNNYMKLDPNAPPRRGRGRPPKPKNPLAQLPVLAPARPRGRPPKDPNAPKRVKPKVATESGKPRGRPRKMARPSGGISGSTTATVTGRGRGRPPKVKPPLTEVSVEQ; via the exons ATGGCAACTGAAGAGGTCAATATGCCTCCAACACTACCTCCTTATCCTCAG ATGATTTTATCAGCCATTGAAGCTTTGAACGAGGCAAATGGCTCAAACAAGACATCAATATCCAAACACATTGAATCGAAATACGGACAGTTACCAGCAGAGCACACGACTCTGCTGTCTCACCACCTGAACAGAATGAAGGAAACGGGAGAGCTAGTTTTGTGGAAAAATAATTACATGAAACTTGACCCAAATGCACCTCCAAGGCGTGGTCGTGGTAGACCCCCAAAGCCAAAGAACCCACTGGCACAACTCCCAGTCCTGGCTCCGGCTAGGCCTAGGGGCCGCCCACCTAAGGATCCCAATGCTCCAAAGCGGGTGAAGCCTAAGGTAGCAACTGAAAGTGGGAAGCCTAGGGGACGACCACGGAAGATGGCTAGGCCTTCAGGTGGGATAAGTGGAAGCACTACAGCAACAGTGACAGGAAGAGGTAGAGGTCGGCCCCCAAAGGTGAAACCTCCATTGACTGAAGTGAGTGTTGAACAATAG
- the LOC123197568 gene encoding HMG-Y-related protein B-like isoform X2, with translation MILSAIEALNEANGSNKTSISKHIESKYGQLPAEHTTLLSHHLNRMKETGELVLWKNNYMKLDPNAPPRRGRGRPPKPKNPLAQLPVLAPARPRGRPPKDPNAPKRVKPKVATESGKPRGRPRKMARPSGGISGSTTATVTGRGRGRPPKVKPPLTEVSVEQ, from the coding sequence ATGATTTTATCAGCCATTGAAGCTTTGAACGAGGCAAATGGCTCAAACAAGACATCAATATCCAAACACATTGAATCGAAATACGGACAGTTACCAGCAGAGCACACGACTCTGCTGTCTCACCACCTGAACAGAATGAAGGAAACGGGAGAGCTAGTTTTGTGGAAAAATAATTACATGAAACTTGACCCAAATGCACCTCCAAGGCGTGGTCGTGGTAGACCCCCAAAGCCAAAGAACCCACTGGCACAACTCCCAGTCCTGGCTCCGGCTAGGCCTAGGGGCCGCCCACCTAAGGATCCCAATGCTCCAAAGCGGGTGAAGCCTAAGGTAGCAACTGAAAGTGGGAAGCCTAGGGGACGACCACGGAAGATGGCTAGGCCTTCAGGTGGGATAAGTGGAAGCACTACAGCAACAGTGACAGGAAGAGGTAGAGGTCGGCCCCCAAAGGTGAAACCTCCATTGACTGAAGTGAGTGTTGAACAATAG